The Spirosoma oryzicola region CCTGTGCCTTTGCTGGTTTCTCGCTGGGTGGTTTGTCCGCCTTCGATCTGGTGTTTCATCATCCTGACCGATTTAGCCGGGCGGGGGTGTTTTCGGGCTCGTTCTGGTGGCGCAGTAAAAGCACCGAAGACGGCTACCGCGATGAAACCGACCGCATTATGCACGATCTGGTTCGTAAGGGTGCGTATCATTCGAACCTTGCCTTCTGGTTCGAGACCGGAACCGAGGACGAAACCAGCGACCGAAATAACAACGGTGTGATCGATGCGATTGACGACACGCTCGATCTGATTGACGAACTGGTTAAAAAAGGATACGCATGGGATCCGACCGGCGGGCGAGTGCCATCTTCATCGTCCGCGATTCGGTACGTAGAAATCGATGGAGGTAAGCACAACCAGGAAACCTGGAGTGCGATCATGCCTGACTTTCTGACGTGGGCATTTGGAACCCGCTAACGTGACAAAAAACGGTGTAACGGTAAGCTTTTGGAACGATGATGAAAAGCGTATTGATTGTGAAGATGGTGGGGGTGGCTGTTTTGCTAGCCTGTAAAAGTCCGAATGTGGGATTGCCCGTGGGTGATCCGGTTGCACCTTCCGCCCGCAAGTTGGTCTGGGCTGACGAGTTTACGAAAAACGGGTTGCCCGATTCAACAAAATGGGGCTATGAAGTCGGCGGTAAGGGCTGGGGTAACAACGAATTGCAGTACTATACGGCCAACCGATTGGAAAACGCGCGGGTTGAAAACGGAAAACTCATTATCGAAGCCCGTAAAGAAGACTATCAGGGAAACAAGTACACATCCGCTCGTTTGCTGACACGGGGCAAGGCCGCCTGGAAATACGGACGTATTGAGGCACTGGCGAAACTCCCCGCCGGACGGGGTACCTGGCCTGCGGTCTGGATGCTGGGGCAGGGTATTCAAACCGCAGGGTGGCCCAGAGCGGGCGAAATCGACATTATGGAACACGTTGGCTTTGATGAAGGGGTGGTTCACGGCACCGTTCATACAGAAGCCTACAACCACGCCAAGAAAACCGAAAAAGGGCAGGCAATCCCCGTCAAGGACGTCAGCACCCGCTTTCACCTGTACGCCATTGAGTGGACGCCCGACAAAATCGATTTCTTTGTCGACGACCAAAATTATTACAGCGTTCAAAAAGCAGCCCTGGGAAATACAGAAGCTCAATGGCCGTTCGATCAGCCTTGTTACTTACTGCTGAACGTAGCCGTTGGCGGCAACTGGGGTGGGCAGAAAGGCGTCGATGAGTCCATCTGGCCGCAACGGATGGAAATCGATTATGTACGCGTTTACCAGTAACAAAACGAGTTGACGTACGGGCATTGGTAAAACCTGTACGTCAACTGACAGAGTCCAAGGGAAGGGGCTAATCAGAAAAACTGTTCGCCGTACATAAGCCGGATTTTATCGCGCGTTCGCTTGAGCCGCATCTTGACCGCGCTGTTTTTTAGCTTTAGTTGTTGGGCAATTTCGGTAATATCGAGCCCATCTTCATACTTCATCCGCAGCATCAGGGTTTCTTCTTCTGAGATGACACCCAGTACTTTGTCCAGCTGTTGCAGCTGAAATTCCCGGTTTTCCTGATCGGTCGGTTCCGCCCAGGTGTATTCCTGATCCTGCTCCAGCGAAACGGTAGACGTTCGGTTCGCACAACGAATCTGGTCCATGCAGTAGTTGTAGGAGATCGAGTACAGCCAGGTTGAGAAAGCCGAGTTTTCTTTAAAATTAGTGAGGTTACCGTATACCCGCAGAAAGATATCCTGCGTGTAATCTTCGGCATTAGCGGTATCTTTCGTCAAGTTCAGGCATCGCTGGTATACCTTCGTTACATAGCGCTTGTAAAGGGTTTCGAAGTAGTCATTGCGATGAGTCATTAGATGCATGCGGATCAATTCCTCATCTTTTAACTGGCTGTTCATAGGTTAGGTTATTAGGGATCAAGGTAGTTCGCAATTGGGCCGCTCGTGATACGATTGACACAGGAGAAAAACTGTTCACCGGTTTCGTCTAACAAAAGACCTGGTTTCTTTGCCAATACGACAAGCCGTGCAAGCAAGTCCTGATTCACTCGTACCCAGACAGCAAGTTAATTAGTTTGTCAATAATCTGTAAAACGTATACAGCAAACTTTTTTAGCTTATATATCTTACGGCAACACCTTGGTATTTGTACGAACCAGTTGTGCTTACTTCGTATACTTATCGGCGTTTTTAAGAGAAACCCGTCAGGCCATAAGGACTCGCCAAGCTTACCTTCTGGTTGGCTTCCGGTTCTGTCCTTCTTTGCGGACGCTCAGGTAATACCCAACGCTGGCGGGATACAACCGACCGATATCCGTTGCGATGGCCGTATTGACGGTCAGGCCGTTAAATACGGGTAATCGTGTTGATACGTCCAGCAGACCGGAAAACTGATGAACCGGTTCCGGGAAAGGAACTTCGTAGGTGCCCAGGTTTTCACTGTAGGAAGCTTTAAGCTGGAAGCGCACAAAATCGGCGATGTGTCCCGACAGGCCAAGGTGCAGGACGGCCACCCGGTTGTTGTTGGTAAACCCGTAACGCGGCAAATCGCTGCGGCTGTTGCCGGAAGGGGTAATGAAAGGCGTACCGAGCGTCATGCCGTAGCGCGACCAGCCATCCTGGTATTGCGAATGGTTGAAATAATTGTCGCGGCCTCGTTGTGCTTCCTGGTTGTCGATAAACAAAGAGCCCCCCTGGTTTTGCGTGTACAGGTATTCCAGTAATACCGTTTCGATTTGCAGACCCCTTGGCTTGACCGAATGTAGACGCCGAATGCGGATACCATGCAAGCCATCCCGTAGGTTGGTGAGGTGAAACAATGACCCGTCTTCGTAAATACTTTGGCGGTACGCAAAAATGGCGAAAGAGCGCCCCGTGTACTCAAAGCCCAGGTCAACCGTGCCCAGGTGATTGCCAATCCGGTTTTCCCGGTCAAACTGGCTTACCCGGTTGGTATCCACGTTGGTACGGGCTCCCAGTGAACTAGCGGTTACTACATCAATGTAGTCCCGGAAAGTGGAAGGCAACAGGTTATTTTTAATGCGTGAACTCGATAGTTCCGTAGTCGTGCCACCCCACATGACTTCGTGGTTCATACCCCCGTACAGCTTTAAGCGCCAATTGGGTTTGCCCAGACGGACATATAAGGCTTTCTCGTGCAACCACGTATTGCGCACAAACCGGTCTGCTTCAAACCAGCCATGACTATACAATCCTTTTATCGCCAACAGCCCTTTACGGGGCCAGAATTCCCGGATTGCCAATTGAAACTTAAGCATCGGAAGGGCATTGCCTGAGAGCGTGTAGGAGCCCGAGGTGAGCGTCGTGTCCACCAGACCGATAATCTCGCGTCGGCGACCACTCCAGACTTCGACGGGTCCCACCCGAACTTTTACGTACGCTTCCGGGATAATCAGTCGCACATTGTACCCGGTGTTCAACACCGCTTCCGCCCGCCAGCCCCAATCGACGCGCCGGTTAAGCGCCTGCAAACTATCCCGTTTCGTTCGGGGGGCGTCGTGGTAATCGACGTGCAGTGCCTGTCGTACGGTCAGGGGAGAGTGATCCAGGGAAACGATGCCGAATTGATTGGTCCTCAGCCAGAAAGGGGTTTGGCCCGACGTGGAAAAATAACTGCCTACTTCGGTACTATACCGTAGAGGTTTGGGGGTTTGACAAAAGCAGGTGGATACAGTTAGCAAATAAAGTACAAGTAAACGCATAGGCAGCAGGAAAAGCAAAACCGGAATACCTCTTAGATGGTAGAACGTGCTGGTCCGTCACTACCGATCGGTTCGTAATTGGTAAAGGATAGGTACACAAACTATGCCATCGACTAACTGGATTTAGTTGTAAGTATATTTATCCGTAAAAAATAGGTATTTAAATGATTGGGCTTTTGTTACGAAAAGAAAAGCGGTTGACAATCAAACGGTAGTGGCGTACCATTTGGGCGTACGGAGGAGGAGTCAAATTGATCGATATGTTTTTTTCGAAACGCCACCGATATTGATGTACCTTTGTTGGGCGTATCTAAACCTGTTTGAGCGGACAGGAAAAGGACTGCGTTGTATGAAGTTGTCTTTTTGTTAACTTTATACAAGCACGTCTCAGTTCGTAAATTTATTTGTAGCGGTGTCAAACAAACCGTCTGCAAGGAAGTAGTAATAAACGTTAAAATTGCTTACTGTTGAGTTGTCGGACAGTAGCCGGGATCGCCAGTGGCTAGCACGGTGGCGTATCGACCGGAACGAATACAGGCCGACCGCTTTATTTTTTGAATAAACAACCTTATGGTTCCAAACGACGAACTTATTCGAATCATTGACCTCCTCAATACAACCTACGAAAGTGAGGAAGCTTGGCACGGTCCATCGGTAGTTGAAGTGTTACGGGGGGTGACCCCTGATATGGCGGGTCGCCGAATTGCGCCCAACACCCACTCCATTGCCGAACTGGTTTTTCACATGACGAGCTGGCGTATTTTCTGCGTCAAGAAAATGCAGGGCGATGCGACGTTTGATATCACAACCCCAGAAAAAAACTTTGGCGCACTGCCTGATAAAATTGATGATTTTGAGTGGGAAGCACTCGAGATGGAACTGAGCCTGAGCCAGGAGGAACTCATCAATGAATTAGACAAACGCGATGACGACGAATTCCTGGAAGACATCGTGCCCGGACGTGATTATACGTATTACGACATGCTGCACGGTATTGTCAACCACGATCTGTACCATACCGGGCAGATTATGATCCTCCGGAAAGCCCTGACGTTTAAAGGAGCAGGCTCGAACTTTGCCGACGATGACGACGAATATGACTCGCGTTACGGGAACAGTCACGAGCAGGATGACTATTATTGATAGGAACCCGCGCGCATTGGCAGCCGTTCGCCAATCGCGTTTTGAGAGCTTATCATTTTACGCTTAATGACTTACCCACCGTTTGAATTACTGGCTAGTTAAATCCGAACCCGACACGTACGGGTGGCATCATTTTATGGAGCAGGGCCGTGCCGTCTGGGATGGTGTCCGGAATTATCAGGCTCGCAACAACCTGAGACTGATGCAGGTTGGCGATCAGGTCCTGTTCTACCACAGTGTGACCAATCCTGCCGTCGTTGGTCTGGCTACGGTGGTGCGGGAAAGTTATCCGGACCCTACCGCCCTCGACGAGCCGGTTGTCGCCAACGCAGCCGCCCGCCCGACCCCCTGGGTGGTTGTTGAACTGGAGCCGGTTATGGCCCTGGAAAAACCGGTTACGCTGGCGCGCATCAAAGCCGAGCCCATGCTGGCAACCGTGGCCTTGATCAAACAATCGCGCTTATCGGTTATGCCCATCAAACCCGATGAATTTGAACTGATTCTGGCAATGGGTCAACATGCAGCGAAGAGTGAAGACAGGTAAGCTCGTAGCCGAACAAGTCTCCTGCGCTACACGCTTCATTCGTTAGTAAATAAAAATGGCTGATATTCACCTAATTACCCCAGCGCCCTGGTCTGAATACGAATTGATTGATTCGGGCGATTTCCAAAAACTAGAACGCTTCGGCGAATTTATACTGGCCCGCCCCGAACCCCAGGCTATCTGGAATCGATCGTTGCCTGATCAGAACTGGCAGGAGCGGGCGCATGCGATCTTTCGGCGCGACCGGCAGTCACCCGAGCGGGGCGACTGGCAAACTACGCCGACCATGCGCGATCCCTGGTTTGTTTCGTTTCGACAAAGTGGGTTGAACCTGAAGTTTAAGCTGGCCCTGACTACGTTTAAACACGTTGGCTTGTTTCCCGAACAGGCTGATAACTGGGTATACATTCACAACGCAATACAAAAACTATCCGCTCAGGTAGCCCGTCCCAAGGTGTTGAATCTGTTTGCGTATACGGGCGGAGCATCGCTGGCCGCCCGGCAGGCCGGGGCCGACGTTACCCACGTCGATTCGGTGAAGCCGGTTATCAGCTGGGCCCGGGAGAACATGGATCATAGCGAATTGGATAACATCCGGTGGATGGTAGAGGACGCGGTCAAGTTCGTGCGTCGGGAAGTGCGTCGGGGCAATCAATACAACGGAATTATTCTGGACCCGCCCGCTTATGGTCGGGGACCCGATGGCGAAAAATGGGTGCTCGAAGAACACCTCAGCGATCTGCTGAAATCCTGCGCCGATCTGCTGGACCGCAACAACTTCTTCTTTATCATCAATCTTTACTCGCTCGGCTTTTCGTCGATTCTGCTGGATAATCTGATGAATCAGGTATTTGGCAGCGTACCGAATCCGGAATGGGGGGAACTGGTCGTAACGGATAGTTTTCAAAAACGGCTGCCATTAGGCGTTTTTTATCGGTTTGCGTCGGTTTGAATAGCCTAATGGTACTTTCTATGCGTCCCTATTTGTTTTTCTTGCCTTTGACGGTCCTTTTGTGGTCCTGCGGTGGGAATGACCGGCAGACGGCCCACATCCCCGACTTTCCCAAGCCGGGCGATAGCAGCCGTACGGAGGGAGCGTTGCGGGCCTTAACGCGCGCCATCAACCAGTCGTCACCGGCATCGGCCTACGCCAAACGGGCGGCTATTCTGCTGACGATGGGGAAATTCAATGAAGCCCTGAGTGATATCGACGAAGCCATCAGCCGAAATGACAACGCGGGTTCGTATTACCTGATCCGCGCGCAGATTCTGCGAGGATTGCAACAGCCCGATAAGGCGCTCGTCAACGCCCAGCGCGCTGAACTCTTGGGCGTTGATACGCCTGAAC contains the following coding sequences:
- a CDS encoding alpha/beta hydrolase — its product is MAAHLPVVSSAESCSVSVWHDDSLASVPLRRTVHLDIILPPAYHPSGHSYPVLYLNDGQDLGRLRMTQVLDSLYQQQLVQPFVLVAIHAGDRIQEYGTAARADYMHRGSKAGLYTDFVLTELLPYVKKHYNVSSEPAACAFAGFSLGGLSAFDLVFHHPDRFSRAGVFSGSFWWRSKSTEDGYRDETDRIMHDLVRKGAYHSNLAFWFETGTEDETSDRNNNGVIDAIDDTLDLIDELVKKGYAWDPTGGRVPSSSSAIRYVEIDGGKHNQETWSAIMPDFLTWAFGTR
- a CDS encoding glycoside hydrolase family 16 protein, whose protein sequence is MKSVLIVKMVGVAVLLACKSPNVGLPVGDPVAPSARKLVWADEFTKNGLPDSTKWGYEVGGKGWGNNELQYYTANRLENARVENGKLIIEARKEDYQGNKYTSARLLTRGKAAWKYGRIEALAKLPAGRGTWPAVWMLGQGIQTAGWPRAGEIDIMEHVGFDEGVVHGTVHTEAYNHAKKTEKGQAIPVKDVSTRFHLYAIEWTPDKIDFFVDDQNYYSVQKAALGNTEAQWPFDQPCYLLLNVAVGGNWGGQKGVDESIWPQRMEIDYVRVYQ
- a CDS encoding RNA polymerase sigma factor; amino-acid sequence: MNSQLKDEELIRMHLMTHRNDYFETLYKRYVTKVYQRCLNLTKDTANAEDYTQDIFLRVYGNLTNFKENSAFSTWLYSISYNYCMDQIRCANRTSTVSLEQDQEYTWAEPTDQENREFQLQQLDKVLGVISEEETLMLRMKYEDGLDITEIAQQLKLKNSAVKMRLKRTRDKIRLMYGEQFF
- a CDS encoding capsule assembly Wzi family protein produces the protein MRLLVLYLLTVSTCFCQTPKPLRYSTEVGSYFSTSGQTPFWLRTNQFGIVSLDHSPLTVRQALHVDYHDAPRTKRDSLQALNRRVDWGWRAEAVLNTGYNVRLIIPEAYVKVRVGPVEVWSGRRREIIGLVDTTLTSGSYTLSGNALPMLKFQLAIREFWPRKGLLAIKGLYSHGWFEADRFVRNTWLHEKALYVRLGKPNWRLKLYGGMNHEVMWGGTTTELSSSRIKNNLLPSTFRDYIDVVTASSLGARTNVDTNRVSQFDRENRIGNHLGTVDLGFEYTGRSFAIFAYRQSIYEDGSLFHLTNLRDGLHGIRIRRLHSVKPRGLQIETVLLEYLYTQNQGGSLFIDNQEAQRGRDNYFNHSQYQDGWSRYGMTLGTPFITPSGNSRSDLPRYGFTNNNRVAVLHLGLSGHIADFVRFQLKASYSENLGTYEVPFPEPVHQFSGLLDVSTRLPVFNGLTVNTAIATDIGRLYPASVGYYLSVRKEGQNRKPTRR
- a CDS encoding DinB family protein — its product is MVPNDELIRIIDLLNTTYESEEAWHGPSVVEVLRGVTPDMAGRRIAPNTHSIAELVFHMTSWRIFCVKKMQGDATFDITTPEKNFGALPDKIDDFEWEALEMELSLSQEELINELDKRDDDEFLEDIVPGRDYTYYDMLHGIVNHDLYHTGQIMILRKALTFKGAGSNFADDDDEYDSRYGNSHEQDDYY
- a CDS encoding EVE domain-containing protein — translated: MNYWLVKSEPDTYGWHHFMEQGRAVWDGVRNYQARNNLRLMQVGDQVLFYHSVTNPAVVGLATVVRESYPDPTALDEPVVANAAARPTPWVVVELEPVMALEKPVTLARIKAEPMLATVALIKQSRLSVMPIKPDEFELILAMGQHAAKSEDR
- a CDS encoding class I SAM-dependent methyltransferase; the protein is MADIHLITPAPWSEYELIDSGDFQKLERFGEFILARPEPQAIWNRSLPDQNWQERAHAIFRRDRQSPERGDWQTTPTMRDPWFVSFRQSGLNLKFKLALTTFKHVGLFPEQADNWVYIHNAIQKLSAQVARPKVLNLFAYTGGASLAARQAGADVTHVDSVKPVISWARENMDHSELDNIRWMVEDAVKFVRREVRRGNQYNGIILDPPAYGRGPDGEKWVLEEHLSDLLKSCADLLDRNNFFFIINLYSLGFSSILLDNLMNQVFGSVPNPEWGELVVTDSFQKRLPLGVFYRFASV